Below is a genomic region from Escherichia ruysiae.
ACGATCGGATGATCGAAGATTACGCAGGTGTCATGGCTGACACTATTCGCCAGCACGGCGCAGACGGTCTGGTGCTGCTGCCAAACACCCGTCGCGGCAAATTACTGGCGGCAAAACTGGGTTATCGCCTTAAAGCGGCGGTGTCTAACGATGCCAGCACCGTCAGCGTACAGGACGGTAAAGCGACAGTGAAACACATGGTTTACGGCGGTCTGGCGATTGGCGAAGAACGCATTGCCACGCCGTATGCGGTACTGACCATCAGCAGCGGCACGTTTGATGCGGCTCAGCCAGACGCGTCACGCACTGGCGAAACGCACACCGTGGAGTGGCAGGCTCCGGCTGTGGCGATTACCCGCACGGCAACCCAGGCGCGTCAGAGCAACAGCGTCGATCTCGACAAAGCCCGTCTGGTGGTCAGCGTCGGTCGCGGCATTGGCAGCAAAGATAACATTGCGCTGGCAGAACAGCTTTGTAAGGCGATAGGTGCGGAGTTGGCCTGTTCTCGTCCGGTGGCAGAAAACGAAAAATGGATGGAGCACGAACGCTATGTCGGTATCTCCAACCTGATGCTGAAACCTGAACTGTACTTGGCTGTGGGGATCTCCGGGCAGATCCAGCACATGGTTGGCGCTAACGCGTCGCAAACCATTTTCGCCATCAATAAAGATAAAAATGCGCCGATCTTCCAGTACGCGGATTACGGCATTGTTGGCGACGCCGTGAAGATCCTTCCGGCGCTGACCGCAGCTTTAGCGCGTTGATCCACTCTGGCAGGGCTGCATTTCGGCCCTGCCGCTGACAGGGAGCTCTTATGTCCGAAGATATCTTTGACGCCATCATCGTCGGTGCAGGGCTTGCCGGTTCGGTTGCCGCACTGGTGCTCGCCCGCGAAGGGGCGCAAGTGTTAGTTATCGAGCGTGGCAATTCCGCAGGTGCCAAGAACGTCACCGGCGGGCGTCTCTATGCCCACAGTCTGGAACACATTATTCCAGGTTTCGCCGAATCCGCCCCCGTAGAACGCCTGATTACCCATGAAAAACTCGCGTTTATGACGGAAAAGTCAGCGATGACTATGGACTACTGCAACGGTGACGAAACCTCGCCATCCCAGCGTTCTTACTCTGTTTTGCGCAGTAAATTTGATGCCTGGTTAATGGAGCAGGCCGAAGAAGCGGGCGCGCAGTTAATTACCGGGATTCGTGTCGATAACCTCGTACAGCGCGATGGTAAAGTCGTCGGTGTAGAAGCCGATGGCGATGTAATTGAAGCGAAGACGGTGATCCTTGCCGACGGGGTGAACTCCATCCTTGCCGAAAAGCTGGGGATGGCAAAACGCGTCAAACCGACGGATGTGGCGGTTGGCGTGAAGGAACTGATCGAGTTACCGAAGTCAGTTATCGAAGACCGTTTTCAGTTGCAGGGTAATCAGGGCGCGGCCTGCTTATTTGCGGGTTCCCCCACCGATGGCCTGATGGGCGGCGGTTTCCTTTATACCAATGAAAATACCCTGTCGCTGGGGCTGGTTTGCGGCCTGCATCATCTGCATGACGCGAAAAAATCGGTGCCGCAAATGCTGGAAGATTTCAAACAACATCCGGCAGTTGCACCGCTGATCGCGGGCGGCAAGCTGGTGGAATATTCTGCTCACGTCGTGCCGGAAGCGGGCATCAACATGCTGCCGGAACTGGTCGGTGACGGCGTGCTGATTGCCGGTGATGCCGCCGGAATGTGTATGAACCTCGGTTTTACCATTCGCGGTATGGATCTGGCGATTGCCGCCGGGGAAGCAGCAGCAAAAACCGTGCTTTCAGCGATGAAAAGCGACGATTTTGGTAAGCAAAAACTGGCGGAATATCGTCAGCATCTGGAGAGTGGCCCGCTGCGCGATATGCGCATGTACCAAAAACTACCGGCGTTCCTTGATAACCCACGCATGTTTAGCGGCTACCCGGAACTGGCGGTGGGCGTGGCGCGTGACCTGTTCACCATTGACGGCAGCGCGCCGGAACTGATGCGCAAGAAAATCCTCCGCCACGGCAAGAAAGTGGGCTTCATCAATCTGATCAAGGATGGCATGAAAGGAGTGACCGTTTTATGACTTCTCCCGTCAATGTGGACGTCAAACTGGGCGTCAATAAATTCAATGTCGATGAAGAGCATCCGCACATCGTTGTGAAGGCCGATGCCGATAAACAGGCGCTGGAACTGCTGGTGAAAGCGTGCCCCGCTGGTCTGTACAAGAAGCAGGATGACGGCAGTGTGCGCTTCGATTACGCCGGATGTCTGGAGTGCGGCACCTGTCGCATTCTGGGGCTGGGGTCGGCGCTGGAACAGTGGGAATACCCGCGCGGCACCTTTGGTGTGGAGTTCCGTTACGGCTGATGTTGGTTTGATACGTAACGCCGTACTGACTCTCATTGCAAAAAAACAGGAATAACCCATGCAACCGTCCAGAAACTTTGACGATCTCAAATTCTCCTCTATTCACCGCCGCATTTTGCTGTGGGGAAGCGGTGGGCCGTTTCTGGATGGTTATGTCCTGGTAATGATAGGCGTGGCGCTGGAGCAACTGACTCCGGCACTGAAACTGGATGCAGACTGGATTGGCTTGCTGGGCGCGGGAACGCTCGCCGGGCTGTTCGTCGGCACATCGCTGTTTGGCTATATCTCCGATAAAGTTGGACGGCGCAAAATGTTCCTCATTGATATTATCGCCATTGGCGTGATATCGGTGGCGACGATGTTTGTCTCATCCCCCGTCGAACTGCTGGTGATGCGGGTACTCATCGGCATTGTCATCGGCGCGGATTATCCCATCGCCACCTCGATGATCACCGAGTTCTCCAGCACCCGTCAGCGGGCGTTTTCCATCAGCTTTATTGCTGCCATGTGGTATGTCGGCGCAACCTGTGCCGATCTGGTTGGCTACTGGCTTTATGATGTGGAAGGTGGCTGGCGCTGGATGTTGGGCAGCGCGGCGATCCCCTGTTTGTTGATTTTGATTGGTCGATTCGAACTGCCTGAATCTCCCCGCTGGTTGTTACGCAAAGGGCGAGTAAAAGAGTGCGAAGAGATGATGATAAAACTGTTTGGCGAACCGGTGGCTTTCGATGAAGAGCAGCCGCAGCAAACCCGTTTTCGCGATCTGTTTAATCGCCGCCATTTTCCTTTTGTCCTGTTTGTTGCCGCCATCTGGACTTGCCAGGTGATCCCAATGTTCGCCATCTACACCTTTGGCCCGCAAATCGTTGGTTTGTTGGGATTGGGTGTTGGCAAAAACGCGGCACTGGGAAATGTGGTGATTAGCCTGTTCTTTATGCTCGGCTGTATTCCGCCGATGCTGTGGTTAAACACTGCCGGACGGCGTCCATTGTTGATTGGCAGCTTTGCCATGATGACGCTGGCGCTGGCGGTTTTGGGGCTGATCCCGGATATGGGGATCTGGCTGGTAGTGATGGCCTTTGCGGTATATGCCTTTTTCTCTGGCGGGCCGGGTAATTTGCAGTGGCTTTATCCTAATGAACTCTTCCCGACGGATATCCGCGCTTCTGCCGTGGGGGTGATTATGTCCTTAAGCCGGATTGGCACCATTGTTTCAACCTGGGCGCTGCCGATCTTTATCAATAATTACGGTATCAGTAACACGATGCTGATGGGGGCGGGGATCTCGCTGTTTGGCTTGTTGATTTCCGTAGCGTTTGCCCCGGAAACCCGTGGGATGTCACTGGCGCAGACCAGCAATATGACGATCCGCAGGCAGCGAGCGGGGTAATTTATTCAGAATTCTCTCTTTTCTGAATCAATATTATTGACTATAAGCCGCGTGAATATGTGACTACACTTTGTGGGAAAACAAAGGCGTAAACACGCGGGCTAATAACTATGATCCTCATAATTTATGCGCATCCGTATCCGCATCATTCCCATGCGAATAAACGGATGCTTGAACAGGCAAGGACGCTGGAAGGCGTCGAAATTCGCTCTCTTTATCAACTCTATCCTGACTTCAATATCGATATTGCCGCCGAGCAGGAGGCGCTGTCTCGCGCCGATCTGATCGTCTGGCAGCACCCGATGCAGTGGTACAGCATTCCACCGCTCCTTAAACTTTGGATCGATAAAGTCCTCTCGCACGGCTGGGCTTACGGTCACGGCGGTACGGCGCTGCATGGCAAACACTTGCTGTGGGCGGTGACGACCGGCGGCGGGGAAAGCCATTTTGAAATTGGTGCGCATCCGGGCTTTGATGTGCTGTCGCAGCCGCTACAGGCGACGGCAATCTACTGCGGGCTGAACTGGCTGCCGCCGTTTGCCATGCACTGCACCTTTATTTGTGACGACGAAACCCTCGAAGGGCAGGCGCGCCACTATAAGCAACGTCTGCTGGAATGGCAGGAGGCACATCATGGATAGCCATACGCTGATTCAGGCGCTGATTTATCTCGGTTCGGCGGCGCTGATTGTACCCATTGCGGTACGCCTCGGTCTGGGATCGGTACTTGGCTACCTGATTGCGGGCTGCATTATTGGCCCGTGGGGGCTGCGACTGGTGACTGATGCCGAATCTATTCTGCACTTTGCTGAAATCGGCGTGGTGCTGATGCTGTTTATTATCGGCCTCGAACTCGATCCACAAAGGTTGTGGAAGCTGCGTGCGGCAGTGTTCGGCGGTGGCGCATTGCAGATGGTGATTTGCGGCGGCCTACTGGGGCTCTTCTGCATGTTACTTGGGCTGCGCTGGCAGGTAGCGGAATTGATCGGCATGACGCTGGCGCTCTCTTCTACGGCGATTGCCATGCAGGCGATGAATGAGCGTAACCTGATGGTGACGCAAATGGGCCGCAGTGCCTTTGCGGTGCTGCTGTTCCAGGATATCGCCGCGATCCCTCTGGTAGCGATGATCCCGCTACTGGCGGCGAGCAGTGCCTCGACGACGATGGGCGCATTTGCTCTCTCGGCGTTAAAAGTGGCGGGCGCGCTGGTGCTGGTGGTACTGCTTGGGCGCTATGTCACGCGTCCGGCGCTGCGTTTTGTTGCCCGCTCTGGCTTGCGGGAAGTGTTTAGTGCCGTGGCTTTATTCCTCGTGTTTGGCTTTGGTTTGCTGCTGGAAGAGGTTGGCTTGTCGATGGCGATGGGCGCGTTTCTGGCGGGCGTACTGCTGGCAAGCTCGGAATACCGTCATGCGCTGGAAAGCGATATCGAACCATTTAAAGGTTTGCTGCTGGGGCTGTTTTTCATCGGTGTTGGCATGTCGATAGACTTTGGCACGCTGCTTGAAAACCCATTGCGCATTGTCATTTTGCTGCTTGGTTTCCTCATCATCAAAATCGCCATGCTGTGGCTGATTGCCCGACCGTTGCAGGTGCCAAATAAACAGCGTCGCTGGTTTGCGGTGTTGTTAGGGCAGGGCAGTGAGTTTGCCTTTGTGGTATTTGGCGCGGCGCAGATGGCGAATGTGCTGGAGCCGGAGTGGGCGAAATCGCTGACCCTGGCGGTGGCGCTGTCGATGGCAGCAACGCCGATTCTGCTGGTGATCCTCAATCGCCTTGAGCAATCTTCTACTGAAGAAGCGCGTGAAGCCGATGAGATCGACGAAGAACAGCCGCGTGTGATTATC
It encodes:
- a CDS encoding FAD-dependent oxidoreductase → MSEDIFDAIIVGAGLAGSVAALVLAREGAQVLVIERGNSAGAKNVTGGRLYAHSLEHIIPGFAESAPVERLITHEKLAFMTEKSAMTMDYCNGDETSPSQRSYSVLRSKFDAWLMEQAEEAGAQLITGIRVDNLVQRDGKVVGVEADGDVIEAKTVILADGVNSILAEKLGMAKRVKPTDVAVGVKELIELPKSVIEDRFQLQGNQGAACLFAGSPTDGLMGGGFLYTNENTLSLGLVCGLHHLHDAKKSVPQMLEDFKQHPAVAPLIAGGKLVEYSAHVVPEAGINMLPELVGDGVLIAGDAAGMCMNLGFTIRGMDLAIAAGEAAAKTVLSAMKSDDFGKQKLAEYRQHLESGPLRDMRMYQKLPAFLDNPRMFSGYPELAVGVARDLFTIDGSAPELMRKKILRHGKKVGFINLIKDGMKGVTVL
- the kefF gene encoding glutathione-regulated potassium-efflux system oxidoreductase KefF, which gives rise to MILIIYAHPYPHHSHANKRMLEQARTLEGVEIRSLYQLYPDFNIDIAAEQEALSRADLIVWQHPMQWYSIPPLLKLWIDKVLSHGWAYGHGGTALHGKHLLWAVTTGGGESHFEIGAHPGFDVLSQPLQATAIYCGLNWLPPFAMHCTFICDDETLEGQARHYKQRLLEWQEAHHG
- the fixX gene encoding ferredoxin-like protein FixX: MTSPVNVDVKLGVNKFNVDEEHPHIVVKADADKQALELLVKACPAGLYKKQDDGSVRFDYAGCLECGTCRILGLGSALEQWEYPRGTFGVEFRYG
- a CDS encoding MFS transporter codes for the protein MQPSRNFDDLKFSSIHRRILLWGSGGPFLDGYVLVMIGVALEQLTPALKLDADWIGLLGAGTLAGLFVGTSLFGYISDKVGRRKMFLIDIIAIGVISVATMFVSSPVELLVMRVLIGIVIGADYPIATSMITEFSSTRQRAFSISFIAAMWYVGATCADLVGYWLYDVEGGWRWMLGSAAIPCLLILIGRFELPESPRWLLRKGRVKECEEMMIKLFGEPVAFDEEQPQQTRFRDLFNRRHFPFVLFVAAIWTCQVIPMFAIYTFGPQIVGLLGLGVGKNAALGNVVISLFFMLGCIPPMLWLNTAGRRPLLIGSFAMMTLALAVLGLIPDMGIWLVVMAFAVYAFFSGGPGNLQWLYPNELFPTDIRASAVGVIMSLSRIGTIVSTWALPIFINNYGISNTMLMGAGISLFGLLISVAFAPETRGMSLAQTSNMTIRRQRAG
- a CDS encoding electron transfer flavoprotein subunit alpha/FixB family protein, which produces MNTFSQVWVFSDTPSRLPELMNGAQALANQINAFVLNDADGAQAIQLGANHVWKLNGKPDDRMIEDYAGVMADTIRQHGADGLVLLPNTRRGKLLAAKLGYRLKAAVSNDASTVSVQDGKATVKHMVYGGLAIGEERIATPYAVLTISSGTFDAAQPDASRTGETHTVEWQAPAVAITRTATQARQSNSVDLDKARLVVSVGRGIGSKDNIALAEQLCKAIGAELACSRPVAENEKWMEHERYVGISNLMLKPELYLAVGISGQIQHMVGANASQTIFAINKDKNAPIFQYADYGIVGDAVKILPALTAALAR
- the kefC gene encoding glutathione-regulated potassium-efflux system protein KefC; the encoded protein is MDSHTLIQALIYLGSAALIVPIAVRLGLGSVLGYLIAGCIIGPWGLRLVTDAESILHFAEIGVVLMLFIIGLELDPQRLWKLRAAVFGGGALQMVICGGLLGLFCMLLGLRWQVAELIGMTLALSSTAIAMQAMNERNLMVTQMGRSAFAVLLFQDIAAIPLVAMIPLLAASSASTTMGAFALSALKVAGALVLVVLLGRYVTRPALRFVARSGLREVFSAVALFLVFGFGLLLEEVGLSMAMGAFLAGVLLASSEYRHALESDIEPFKGLLLGLFFIGVGMSIDFGTLLENPLRIVILLLGFLIIKIAMLWLIARPLQVPNKQRRWFAVLLGQGSEFAFVVFGAAQMANVLEPEWAKSLTLAVALSMAATPILLVILNRLEQSSTEEAREADEIDEEQPRVIIAGFGRFGQITGRLLLSSGVKMVVLDHDPDHIETLRKFGMKVFYGDATRMDLLESAGAAKAEVLINAIDDPQTNLQLTEMVKEHFPHLQIIARARDVDHYIRLRQAGVEKPERETFEGALKTGRLALESLGLGPYEARERADVFRRFNIQMVEEMAMVENDTKARAAVYKRTSAMLSEIITEDREHLSLIQRHGWQGTEEGKHTGNMADEPETKPSS